Proteins from a genomic interval of Halorubrum depositum:
- a CDS encoding methyl-accepting chemotaxis protein, which yields MQEGPFSGVRSSYGAKLALSLIGVTGISVAYGAVVYLRTEGVGAIGAEIRSGLVGMTLLTVIGLALIGVTVGSNTVISLRQLTAKAERMADGDLDVTLETGRTDEIGRLFEAFDAMRGSLRAEIDDAEIARREAEEARREATERAETVERKASEYESAMRALADGDLTRRVDPESDSEAMARVGAAFNEMADELEGTVASVATVAEDTADVAGTVDDRTESLRATTGTVSEAVEEIAEGARTQRDDLRAATDEAENLASSAEEVAATVSDVAETAEHAAGVGEEGREAAEEALAEMDAVEETTAETTAEVEALAAEVEEIGEVVDTISEIAEQTNLLALNASIEAARSGAEGAGFAVVAEEVKALAEETQESASEIEARIHSVQERAETGANAMERTEERISAGVETVETSIDALERLAEASERTDTSMTEITRATETQADSVDAVVGHVEDVSAISAQTAGAAGDVTGAVDEQERTLGAVETAAESLSDRAGRLRDAVGGFEFVADDALGGDSGAPGGSATAVSDGGTAGDGADAETGGRGSDSDTAFDFSHGEPDDGAAGEGVN from the coding sequence ATGCAAGAGGGACCGTTCTCCGGCGTCCGGTCGAGCTACGGCGCGAAACTCGCGCTGTCGCTGATCGGCGTCACGGGGATCTCAGTCGCGTACGGGGCGGTCGTCTACCTCCGAACGGAGGGCGTCGGGGCGATCGGCGCGGAGATCCGCTCCGGCCTCGTCGGGATGACGCTGCTGACGGTGATCGGGCTCGCGCTCATCGGCGTCACGGTCGGGTCGAACACGGTCATCTCGCTGCGCCAGCTCACGGCGAAGGCGGAGCGCATGGCCGACGGAGACCTCGACGTGACGCTCGAGACGGGGCGGACCGACGAGATCGGCCGGCTGTTCGAGGCGTTCGACGCCATGCGCGGCTCGCTCCGCGCCGAGATCGACGACGCGGAGATCGCCCGCCGTGAGGCCGAGGAGGCCCGCCGGGAGGCGACCGAGCGCGCCGAGACGGTCGAGCGCAAGGCGAGCGAGTACGAATCGGCCATGCGGGCGCTCGCCGACGGCGACCTGACGCGGCGCGTCGACCCCGAGAGCGACAGCGAGGCGATGGCCCGCGTCGGCGCCGCGTTCAACGAGATGGCCGACGAGCTGGAAGGGACGGTGGCGTCGGTCGCGACGGTCGCCGAGGACACCGCCGACGTCGCGGGCACCGTCGACGACCGCACGGAGAGCCTTCGGGCGACGACCGGGACCGTGAGCGAGGCGGTCGAGGAGATCGCCGAGGGGGCGCGCACCCAGCGCGACGACCTCCGGGCGGCGACCGACGAGGCGGAGAACCTCGCGTCGTCGGCCGAGGAGGTCGCCGCCACCGTCTCCGACGTGGCCGAGACCGCGGAGCACGCCGCGGGCGTCGGCGAGGAGGGCCGCGAGGCCGCCGAGGAGGCGCTCGCGGAGATGGACGCGGTCGAGGAGACGACCGCGGAGACGACCGCCGAGGTCGAGGCGCTGGCCGCGGAGGTCGAGGAGATCGGCGAGGTGGTCGACACCATCTCGGAGATCGCCGAGCAGACGAACCTGCTCGCGCTCAACGCGTCGATCGAGGCGGCCCGGTCCGGCGCGGAGGGCGCCGGCTTCGCGGTCGTCGCCGAGGAGGTGAAGGCGCTGGCCGAGGAGACCCAGGAGTCGGCCAGCGAGATCGAGGCTCGGATCCACTCCGTACAGGAGCGCGCGGAGACGGGCGCGAACGCGATGGAGCGCACCGAAGAGCGGATCTCCGCCGGCGTCGAGACCGTCGAGACGTCGATCGACGCCCTGGAGCGCCTCGCTGAGGCCTCCGAGCGCACCGACACCAGCATGACCGAGATCACCCGCGCCACGGAGACGCAGGCCGACTCCGTGGACGCGGTCGTCGGCCACGTCGAGGACGTCTCCGCGATCAGCGCGCAGACGGCCGGCGCGGCCGGCGACGTCACCGGCGCGGTCGACGAGCAGGAGCGCACCCTCGGGGCGGTCGAGACCGCCGCCGAGTCGCTCTCCGACCGCGCGGGCCGCCTGCGCGACGCTGTCGGCGGCTTCGAGTTCGTGGCCGACGACGCGCTCGGGGGCGATTCGGGCGCTCCGGGCGGGTCCGCCACGGCGGTCTCCGACGGGGGGACCGCGGGCGACGGTGCCGACGCCGAAACGGGCGGGCGCGGGAGCGACTCCGACACCGCCTTCGACTTCTCGCACGGGGAGCCCGACGACGGCGCCGCCGGGGAGGGGGTGAACTGA
- a CDS encoding DoxX family protein codes for MSTKEVSLRSTIGGVSVEGRLHTLSVWFILALRLMIGLAFFQSGLDKVLSGEFSASGYLLNAPAGNGSPAAGLFTAMGETAWFVEFVNVAVPWGELLIGLGVIVGLLTRFAAFWGAFMMLLFYLGNWDIGHGYINGDFAYMLVFLSVAAFGAGRILGLDAYVEQYEVGGEPLVERYPWTRYLLG; via the coding sequence ATGTCGACAAAAGAAGTCTCACTGCGGAGCACGATCGGCGGCGTCTCGGTGGAGGGAAGACTCCACACGCTCAGCGTCTGGTTCATCCTCGCGTTGCGCTTGATGATCGGGTTGGCGTTCTTCCAGAGCGGCCTCGACAAGGTTCTGAGCGGGGAGTTCAGCGCGTCCGGCTACCTCTTGAACGCGCCAGCCGGGAACGGGAGTCCGGCCGCCGGGCTGTTCACCGCGATGGGCGAGACCGCGTGGTTCGTCGAGTTCGTGAACGTCGCGGTGCCGTGGGGCGAACTCCTCATCGGTCTCGGCGTCATCGTGGGCTTGCTCACGCGATTCGCCGCGTTCTGGGGCGCGTTCATGATGCTCCTGTTCTACCTCGGGAACTGGGACATCGGCCACGGCTACATCAACGGCGACTTCGCGTACATGCTCGTGTTCCTCTCGGTCGCCGCCTTCGGCGCCGGGCGCATCCTCGGGCTCGACGCCTACGTCGAACAGTACGAGGTCGGCGGCGAGCCGCTCGTCGAGCGGTACCCCTGGACGCGCTACCTCCTCGGCTGA
- a CDS encoding aldo/keto reductase, whose amino-acid sequence MSDAFDRLGYGTYRLARGEECVAGVAHAVETGYRHVDTAQEYDNEASVGTGIDRTDVDRDDLFVATKLSTDNLSYDEAVATARVSRDRLGVDSIDLLYVHWPIHTYDPAETLPALDHLVDEGVVDRIGLSNFRPDQLEEAIDRLDHDVFAHQVECHPLLQQRELRELAVERGHWLVAYSPIARNRVADVDVLREIAAKHDASPAQVSLAWLLSKERVAPIPKAASFDHVEANRAARDLDLDREDVERIDALDRGERVVDFDEAPWNQV is encoded by the coding sequence ATGTCGGACGCGTTCGATCGGCTCGGGTACGGGACGTACAGGCTGGCCCGCGGCGAGGAGTGCGTCGCCGGGGTCGCCCACGCGGTCGAGACGGGCTACCGGCACGTCGACACGGCGCAGGAGTACGACAACGAGGCGTCGGTCGGGACGGGGATCGACCGCACCGACGTCGACCGCGACGACCTGTTCGTCGCGACGAAGCTCTCGACGGACAACCTCTCGTACGACGAGGCGGTCGCGACGGCGCGGGTGAGCCGCGACCGGCTCGGCGTCGACTCGATCGACCTGCTGTACGTCCACTGGCCGATACACACCTACGACCCCGCGGAGACGCTGCCCGCGCTCGACCACCTCGTCGACGAGGGCGTCGTCGACCGGATCGGGCTCTCGAACTTCCGACCCGACCAGCTGGAGGAGGCCATCGACCGGCTCGACCACGACGTGTTCGCCCACCAAGTGGAGTGTCATCCCCTGCTCCAACAGCGGGAGCTGCGCGAGCTCGCCGTCGAGCGCGGCCACTGGCTCGTCGCGTACTCGCCGATCGCTCGCAACCGCGTCGCCGACGTGGACGTGCTGCGAGAGATCGCCGCGAAGCACGACGCGAGCCCGGCACAGGTGAGCCTCGCGTGGCTCCTCTCGAAGGAGCGGGTCGCGCCGATCCCGAAGGCCGCGAGCTTCGACCACGTCGAGGCGAACCGGGCGGCCCGCGATCTCGACCTCGACCGCGAGGACGTCGAGCGGATCGACGCGCTCGACCGCGGCGAGCGCGTCGTCGACTTCGACGAGGCGCCGTGGAATCAGGTGTGA
- a CDS encoding DUF5790 family protein, translating into MSQSTFDDDDLFGEAAEETRAEVEEHLAAARAELPDPDDVWETDADNVLGALNGLKSALDVGDAIGSVRSAKKAYVLGERADAFEDAEDLKAEIEALESLVGDIESAAEEVASLTGTVPAIRGALQDAADADDEEDEE; encoded by the coding sequence ATGAGCCAGTCCACGTTCGACGACGACGACCTGTTCGGCGAGGCGGCCGAAGAGACCCGGGCCGAGGTCGAAGAGCACCTCGCGGCCGCTCGGGCCGAGCTCCCCGACCCCGACGACGTGTGGGAGACGGACGCGGACAACGTGCTCGGCGCCCTCAACGGGCTCAAGTCCGCCCTCGACGTCGGCGACGCGATCGGCTCCGTCCGGTCGGCGAAGAAGGCGTACGTGCTCGGCGAGCGCGCCGACGCCTTCGAGGACGCCGAGGATTTGAAAGCGGAGATCGAGGCGCTGGAGTCGCTCGTCGGCGACATCGAGAGCGCCGCCGAGGAGGTCGCCTCGCTCACGGGGACGGTTCCCGCGATCCGCGGGGCCCTGCAGGACGCGGCGGACGCCGACGACGAGGAAGACGAAGAGTAG
- a CDS encoding creatininase family protein, which produces MRLADATWTDVRDADVDVAFVPVGSTEQHGPHAPLGTDTLDAVAVAEAGAAAYGGTGDRDEGTAEAAVAPPIPVGVAEEHRAFDGTMWVSPDAFRAYVREAAESLPHHGIDRVVFVNGHGGNVEALAEVARRFSRDGTHDGYAVAFTWFEAVGEHAGDMGHAGPLETALLRATNPDLVREDRVAAASEGAADRWGEWVSGVNLAHDSDEFTENGVVGDPTDGDAERGEALLRLASDALAELAAAVVEREDR; this is translated from the coding sequence ATGCGACTCGCTGACGCCACTTGGACCGACGTGCGCGACGCCGACGTCGACGTCGCGTTCGTCCCCGTCGGCAGCACCGAACAGCACGGCCCCCACGCGCCGCTCGGGACCGACACCCTCGACGCCGTCGCGGTCGCGGAGGCGGGCGCGGCGGCGTACGGGGGTACGGGGGATCGAGACGAGGGGACCGCCGAAGCCGCGGTCGCCCCGCCGATCCCCGTCGGCGTCGCCGAGGAGCACCGCGCGTTCGACGGGACGATGTGGGTCTCGCCGGATGCCTTCCGCGCGTACGTTCGCGAAGCGGCCGAATCGCTGCCGCACCACGGAATCGACCGGGTCGTGTTCGTCAACGGGCACGGCGGCAACGTCGAGGCGCTCGCGGAGGTCGCCCGCCGGTTCTCCCGCGACGGCACCCACGACGGTTACGCCGTCGCGTTCACCTGGTTCGAGGCGGTCGGCGAGCACGCGGGCGACATGGGCCACGCCGGCCCGCTGGAGACGGCGCTGCTGCGCGCGACGAACCCCGACCTCGTCCGCGAGGACCGCGTCGCGGCCGCGAGCGAGGGGGCCGCCGACCGCTGGGGCGAGTGGGTCTCGGGGGTGAACCTCGCGCACGACTCGGACGAGTTCACCGAGAACGGCGTCGTCGGCGACCCGACCGACGGCGACGCCGAGCGCGGCGAGGCGCTCCTGCGCCTCGCGAGCGACGCGCTGGCGGAGCTGGCGGCGGCGGTCGTCGAGCGGGAGGACCGGTGA
- a CDS encoding DUF5789 family protein gives MSNENDEQGRTAGVTSGPLKRALREHAYPVSVGELVEQYGGFELETGSGGERLETTLERCERTRFHEPREVRDAILDALGEEPRGGETAAGEGGTKEGSENGGADDWSRLST, from the coding sequence ATGAGCAATGAGAACGATGAACAGGGTCGGACGGCGGGGGTGACGTCCGGACCGCTGAAGCGGGCGCTTCGCGAACACGCCTATCCGGTGTCGGTCGGGGAGCTGGTCGAGCAGTACGGCGGCTTCGAGCTGGAGACCGGGAGCGGGGGCGAGCGGCTCGAAACGACGCTGGAGCGGTGCGAGCGGACGCGGTTCCACGAGCCGCGCGAGGTGCGCGACGCGATCCTCGACGCGCTGGGCGAAGAGCCGAGGGGCGGGGAGACGGCGGCCGGTGAGGGGGGGACAAAAGAGGGGAGCGAGAACGGTGGCGCGGACGACTGGAGCCGGCTGTCGACGTGA
- a CDS encoding ABC transporter ATP-binding protein yields MSSVEWEEDDPFEEQRDKIENPMKRLFLAYGRDYLPQVSVGILASVFARLLDLLPPLMLGIAIDAIFRGEAPFNEQIPLVLLPDAWLPTAQTDQFWFTIAVLVGAFTFGAAFHWLRNWGFNAFAQNIQHDVRTDTYDKMQRLNMEFFSDKQTGEMMSILSNDVNRLERFLNDGMNSVFRLAVMVVGISVLLFWINWQLALVALLPVPIIAGFTYLFIKIIQPKYAEVRSTVGKMNSRLENNLGGIQVIKSSNTEPYESDRVDDVSMDYFDSNWDAITTRIKFFPALRVLAGIGFVLTFVVGGLWVFQGPPGPFSGELSEGMFVVFILYTQRFIWPMAQFGQIINMYQRARASSARIFGLMDEPSRLAEDPDAEELVVGEGDVVYDDVSFGYDEETIVSDVDFAVEGGETLALVGPTGAGKSTVLKLLLRMYDVDDGAIRIDGQDVRDVTLKSLRRSIGYVGQSSYLFYGTVRENITYGTFDATDEEVREAARAAEAHEFIENLPDGYDTMVGERGVKLSGGQRQRVTIARAVLKDPDILILDEATSDVDTETEMLIQRSLDRLTADRTTFAIAHRLSTIKDADTILVLEGGEIVERGTHGELLDNGGLYAHLWGVQAGEIDELPQEFIDRAQERTARLIEDAETDDD; encoded by the coding sequence ATGAGTAGCGTCGAATGGGAGGAAGACGACCCCTTCGAGGAACAACGGGACAAGATCGAGAACCCGATGAAACGCCTGTTCCTCGCGTACGGTCGCGACTACCTCCCGCAGGTCTCCGTCGGTATCCTCGCCAGCGTCTTCGCGCGGCTCCTCGACCTCCTCCCGCCGCTGATGCTCGGGATCGCCATCGACGCGATCTTCCGCGGCGAGGCGCCGTTCAACGAGCAGATCCCGCTCGTGTTGCTGCCGGACGCGTGGCTCCCGACCGCGCAGACCGATCAGTTCTGGTTCACGATCGCCGTCCTCGTCGGCGCGTTCACCTTCGGCGCGGCGTTCCACTGGCTCCGGAACTGGGGGTTCAACGCGTTCGCGCAGAACATCCAGCACGACGTCCGGACGGACACCTACGACAAGATGCAGCGGCTGAACATGGAGTTCTTCTCGGACAAGCAGACCGGGGAGATGATGTCCATCCTCTCGAACGACGTGAACCGGCTGGAGCGGTTCCTCAACGACGGGATGAACTCCGTGTTCCGCCTGGCCGTGATGGTGGTCGGGATCAGCGTCCTGCTGTTCTGGATCAACTGGCAGCTCGCCTTGGTCGCCCTGCTGCCGGTCCCGATCATCGCCGGGTTCACCTACCTGTTCATCAAGATCATCCAGCCGAAGTACGCCGAGGTGCGGTCGACGGTCGGCAAGATGAACTCCCGGCTGGAGAACAACCTCGGCGGCATTCAGGTCATCAAGTCGTCGAACACCGAGCCGTACGAGTCCGACCGCGTCGACGACGTCTCGATGGACTACTTCGACTCCAACTGGGACGCGATCACGACCCGGATCAAGTTCTTCCCGGCGCTCCGCGTGCTCGCCGGCATCGGTTTCGTCCTCACGTTCGTCGTCGGCGGCCTCTGGGTGTTTCAGGGCCCGCCCGGCCCGTTCTCCGGCGAGCTCTCCGAGGGGATGTTCGTCGTCTTCATCCTCTACACCCAGCGGTTCATCTGGCCGATGGCGCAGTTCGGGCAGATCATCAACATGTACCAGCGCGCCCGCGCCTCCTCCGCGCGGATCTTCGGCCTGATGGACGAGCCCTCGCGGCTCGCCGAGGACCCGGACGCCGAGGAGCTGGTCGTCGGCGAGGGCGACGTCGTCTACGACGACGTGAGCTTCGGCTACGACGAGGAGACGATCGTCTCCGACGTCGACTTCGCGGTCGAGGGCGGCGAGACGCTCGCGCTGGTGGGGCCGACCGGCGCCGGCAAGTCCACGGTGCTCAAGCTCCTGCTCCGGATGTACGACGTCGACGACGGTGCCATCCGGATCGACGGGCAGGACGTCCGCGACGTGACGCTCAAATCGCTCCGCCGGTCGATCGGCTACGTCGGCCAGTCGTCGTACCTGTTCTACGGCACCGTCCGCGAGAACATCACGTACGGCACGTTCGACGCGACCGACGAGGAGGTCCGCGAGGCCGCGCGGGCCGCGGAGGCCCACGAGTTCATCGAGAACCTCCCGGACGGCTACGACACGATGGTCGGCGAGCGCGGCGTGAAGCTCTCCGGCGGGCAGCGCCAGCGCGTCACCATCGCGCGGGCGGTCCTCAAGGACCCCGACATCCTCATCCTCGACGAGGCGACCTCCGACGTCGACACCGAGACGGAGATGCTGATCCAGCGCTCGCTCGACCGGCTCACGGCCGACCGGACGACGTTCGCGATCGCGCACCGGCTCTCCACGATCAAGGACGCCGACACCATCCTCGTGTTGGAGGGCGGCGAGATCGTCGAGCGCGGGACCCACGGCGAGCTGCTCGACAACGGGGGGCTGTACGCCCACCTCTGGGGCGTGCAGGCCGGCGAGATCGACGAGCTCCCGCAGGAGTTCATCGACCGCGCCCAGGAGCGCACCGCGCGCCTGATCGAGGACGCGGAGACCGACGACGACTGA
- a CDS encoding DUF7538 family protein: MHDSIAALVEREGWRAEGDAARVHYDGGGGDRVAVEFYAAAERVLYWTVPADGSDASTEPDPSAESDGSAATAVPVPRERIPDPLRRRIREDLDAAGVDPSVERREV, translated from the coding sequence ATGCACGACTCGATCGCCGCGCTGGTCGAACGAGAGGGGTGGCGCGCCGAGGGCGACGCCGCGCGCGTCCACTACGACGGGGGCGGCGGGGACCGGGTCGCGGTGGAGTTCTACGCGGCCGCCGAGCGCGTCCTCTACTGGACGGTGCCGGCCGACGGGTCGGACGCTTCCACCGAACCGGACCCGTCCGCCGAATCCGACGGGAGCGCCGCCACGGCGGTCCCCGTTCCCCGCGAGCGGATTCCGGACCCCCTCCGCCGGCGCATCCGCGAGGACCTCGACGCCGCCGGCGTCGACCCGTCAGTCGAGCGTCGCGAGGTGTGA
- the rnz gene encoding ribonuclease Z — MSLRVTFLGTGGAVPTTERAPSALFVNREGDRLLFDCGEGTQRGMMRHGTGFGIDHVFVSHLHGDHVLGIPGLVQTLGFNDRSAPLTVHCPPGTADDLHELVHAVGHDPAFRVRIEEVAPGEVALDADGYAVRAFETEHRTVSQGYVLDEDDRPGRFDRPKAEELGVPVGPKFGRLHAGEPVEAEDGTVVEPERVVGPPRPGRTLVYTADTRPRERTVEAAAGADLLVHDATFADDMADRARDTAHSTGREAGEIAARAGAKRLALVHISSRYAADASPIRREAREAFDGDVILPDDGDLIDVPFPDAEE, encoded by the coding sequence ATGTCCCTTCGCGTCACGTTCCTCGGCACGGGCGGCGCCGTCCCGACCACCGAGCGCGCGCCGAGCGCGCTGTTCGTCAACCGCGAGGGCGACCGCCTGCTGTTCGACTGCGGAGAGGGGACCCAGCGCGGCATGATGCGGCACGGCACCGGGTTCGGCATCGACCACGTGTTCGTCTCGCACCTCCACGGCGATCACGTCCTCGGGATCCCGGGCTTAGTCCAGACGCTCGGGTTCAACGACCGATCGGCGCCGCTGACGGTCCACTGCCCGCCGGGGACGGCGGACGACCTCCACGAGTTGGTCCACGCGGTCGGCCACGACCCCGCGTTCCGGGTGCGAATCGAGGAGGTCGCGCCCGGCGAGGTCGCGCTCGACGCCGACGGCTACGCGGTCCGCGCGTTCGAGACGGAGCACCGGACCGTCTCGCAGGGGTACGTCCTCGACGAGGACGACCGGCCCGGCCGGTTCGACCGCCCGAAGGCGGAGGAGCTCGGGGTCCCCGTCGGCCCGAAGTTCGGCCGGCTCCACGCCGGCGAGCCGGTCGAGGCCGAAGACGGGACGGTCGTCGAGCCGGAGCGGGTCGTCGGCCCGCCGCGGCCCGGCCGAACCCTCGTCTACACCGCCGACACGCGCCCGAGAGAGCGGACGGTCGAGGCCGCCGCCGGCGCCGACCTCCTCGTCCACGACGCGACCTTCGCCGACGACATGGCCGACCGCGCCCGCGACACGGCCCACTCGACCGGGCGCGAGGCCGGCGAGATCGCCGCGCGCGCCGGCGCGAAGCGGCTGGCGCTCGTCCACATCTCCTCGCGGTACGCCGCCGACGCCTCGCCGATCCGACGGGAGGCGCGGGAGGCGTTCGACGGCGACGTCATCCTCCCCGACGACGGCGACCTGATCGACGTGCCGTTCCCCGACGCGGAGGAGTAG
- a CDS encoding HIT family protein: MSDDCIFCSIAAGDIPARTVHETDDVLAFLDANPLARGHTLVIPKSHARHVGDLDADLASELFAVVTELTPRVQAAVDADGANVGINDGEAAGQEVPHVHVHVIPRFEGDGGAPLHAVGGKRPDLSDDELDAVADAIAE, from the coding sequence ATGTCCGACGACTGCATCTTCTGTTCGATCGCCGCCGGCGACATCCCGGCGCGGACCGTCCACGAGACCGACGACGTGCTGGCGTTCCTCGACGCCAACCCGCTCGCGCGGGGGCACACCCTCGTGATACCGAAGTCGCACGCGCGGCACGTCGGCGACCTCGACGCCGACCTCGCGAGCGAGCTGTTCGCGGTCGTGACCGAGCTCACCCCGCGGGTGCAGGCCGCGGTCGACGCCGACGGCGCAAACGTCGGGATCAACGACGGCGAGGCGGCCGGCCAGGAGGTCCCGCACGTCCACGTGCACGTCATCCCGCGGTTCGAGGGCGACGGCGGCGCGCCGCTCCACGCGGTCGGCGGGAAGCGGCCGGACCTCTCCGACGACGAGTTGGACGCCGTCGCCGACGCGATCGCGGAGTGA